The genome window AGTATATTGATTCGTGTAATGCTTAACCAAGGGAATATGCAATAGAATGATGGAGGAGTttgctaaagtagactggaagcaaacaCATTATGGTGGGGCAGTTGATGAACAGTGGAGGAATTTCAGAGCAGTCTTTCAAAATGCTcatcagtgaaaaggaagaactGTTGGAAAGGGAATAATCAGTCATGTGTCTAAGGAAATCAGGAGACTATCAAATTGGAAGAGGAGGCACACAAAGTGACAAAGGTCAGTGGGAAACTAGAAAACTGTGAAAGCATTAAAGACcgacagaaagccacaaaaaaggttttaaattaagcaacaTATTTAATGTGACAAAAATTGACCAGGACACAAAGACAGATcgtaaatgtttctttaaatacataaaaCAGAAAGGAGTCGCTAAATTGAAAATGGCTACTTTTGGGGTTGAGAAGGGGTGTTTAGTCATGGGATATATAAGGAAGTGGCTGAGGAATTGAATtgatattttgttttagttttcacAGTGGATGACACAAATGACGTGCCAGTGAATGAGAAAGAGACGAAGTTAGGCAACAAGTTAGGAAACAATCAGTACTACGTTAGAGATTGTTTTGGGCTCGCTAAAGGAGTTCAGGGTACagaagtctcctggccctgatggagtgCATTCCAGTGTACTAAAAGAGATATTGTGGGTATAGCAAATACATTTATTGTAATTTTACAAAACCGAATGGGCTCAGGGGCAGttacagcagattggaaaacagtaaatgtgatgccactgtttacaaagggaggtagacaaaaggtgGGGAATCTTAGGCAGGTTAGCTGAACTTCTGTAGAGGCGAAAATGCTTGAGtttattttcaagaaagaaatagcaagggATCTGGATGAAAATTATCCCGTTGGcattggacaatgaagggtagTCAGGCTAACCATTTGTTGgtttctatgaagacattacagaCACAGTGATAAACAGGGACCCAGTAGGTGcgttgtatttagatttccaaacggcattcaacaaggtgccgcacaaaaggctgctgcataagacaaAGATGCAAGTCATTACAGACAACGCATTAACATGAATAGtagattggttaaccaacaagaCTCAAAGtatggggataaatgagtgcttaatctggttggcaatcagtaactagtggtgtgcctcagggatcagagTTAGGACCGTATGTATTTGCAATTTACATCGATGATTTGCAGCTGGGGACCACTTTAGCGTGTCAAAGTTTGGATGTGACACTAAGACGAGTGGCAGAGTAACGCGTGCAGAGGGCTGTGAAACGTTGCCCAGGGACCTAGATAGTGCAAGTTAGTGTGAAAAGCTCTgtcaaatggagtacaatgtcagtaaatgtgaagtcatccaattCGGTGGGAATAACAGTGACAAGGACTACTCcgtgaatggtaagaaattgcagcacgcCGCTGTGCAGTGGGGCCTGAATCACACAAGGTTAGTCTGTAATTgcacaacaggtaattaagaagacaCATGGGATTTTCTccctcattgctaaaggggtGAAGCTGAAAAGCAGGGCGGTTAAATTGCAGCAACGAAACTGAAATCCCGTTGAGTTGTCCAAAAGCATGGTGAAGTGCTAACCAAAAAAGGATAAAACAAAACTAGGTTGAGAGGAAGGAAGGGAAGTTTCGAAAGGAATTTTCGATGTTTTGCTTTTGGAAAATGATACTACCAGCCTTGTATTGGGACAATTACGTTTGGAATGGACAAAAGCCAGACTTACTGCAGCGCAGTGGGATCTGTGAGTTCTCCATCTAGAGGATATTAAGACACTGAAAACCGTGGAGGCGATTGATTAGGCAGATGGATGTGTAACAATGGACACATTAACTGGGAAATATCTGAAGACACTGAAAACGTTTGTCAGGCATGTTTACTGGGATGGAATTTAAAGCAATTTGTACGTAACAGATGAGTAATCGGACAAAGTCCGAAGTGAGATGAGACTTGAATGAGATCAACTTGCCACAGGTAGTAGCGGGGGAAGACATTAGGAGGGCTGTAAGTAGCCCAGGTCACAGGATGAGGATCCCAACTGCACATCAGTTGAATTACAGGCGAATTTTACATATTTCACAACGGTGCAAATAGATTCAGCTTCCGACAGTTTGCAGGGCGAGGATTAGGCTACCAAGGTGGAAATGGTCGTGATAGAAACCAAAGAAGATGCCTTTCGTACCACACATACGAAATGCTGAATAGACAATGTTCTTTGGTGTCTATCCTATCGATGCTTGTCATAATTTTATTCCTCTCAGTAAAACTCGAATGCTCGGTCTCCTCTGCCCCAAGGTAAACAACACAGACTGTCCAAAATCTCCATAATTTCGAAATGTCAGCTCAAGGAATACACTGGAAAGACTCATCGCCAGTGCGGCGGTGCTGCTCCAATGTTGTGGATTCCGAAGTCACATTCACTAATCTGTCTTTGaccaaaatgaaattaaataaagttTCAGTGTGACTTCCCCGCTCTTATACTGTATTggacaataaaggcaagtattccatattccttcttgaccactttaacTACCTGTCTCTCTACTGTAAGGATCTATTGGACATACCCATCAAGTTCACGCTGATGTTCGCTGCTTTCAAATGTTCTACAATTCATCAAAGAGTACCTTCCTTTGCTTGTCATGCCCAAGTGTGTGTCCTCATACTTATGTAAATTGAATTCCACCTACCACTGGCTAGCCTATCCGACTATCCATCTATTTCCTTCTGTAATCGAACTCTTCTCTCCTCAGTATTTAACAGACACCTAATTGAAGGTTAATTtaagaatatttgatcaaccctCCAACATTCACTCTGAAACCATTTGAACATTTCGGTGGAGTCCTGTCCAGCCgtccattcagcattcttcaGAAATTTGATCTCAACCCAAACATTTCTTCCTGAATTACATTCGTTTTCATTTTCCATCACTGCTGATGTTCATCTAAATCAGTCATGTGGCCATCATTGCCTCGatatttcaacatttatttccaaGTATCTAGTCTTCAGTGTTTCCGCACCAGCCCCTAAATTCACATCCATTATTGATGCACTACGTCTCATATGATATCAGTGTCACTATTTCACATCTCAAAACAAGTGTTTTACAAAATCATCCGTCTTCCAGTGAATTATCTAATACATTCATTCTGTTCTTTACGTCTTCCCAGTACTGCAAAGAATCAGACAATCCTTCCGACTAATCAAAACCTCGATTGATAGAAATCAAGGTCTTCCAAACACACAGTTCTCATCTTAATTCTACCCTCTTCCCCTACTGATAACTCTCTCATGTGTCTGTTTCCAAAGGGATGACTCGTGTGATGTACAATCAATCTCACCGAGCCAAATAGGTCCCGTTCCTGCTCCGAATAATTTATTGTCATAACTAACATCCACCAGGACACCACAGTGCAACTGTTTACAAATAACTGCAGCATCGTGGAAATCCAGACTTTCTGAGCACACCGTTCCCCACGTCTTATTGTAGAATACTTCCACTCTCCCCTCACAGCGATTCTTTCCATTCACCAGCCGCATCTCCTTGTGATCTGTTCGTACAATAACAGATTGCCAGGTTGATAGATTGTTTATGTCTTCCATACATTCCCATGTCTCTCCTCTGACATTCAACTCAGGTCTTGTCAATGAATAAGGTACATGAGAATCCTCACTAAACATTTGGCAGAAAGCACGGACATCTAAAGGAGAAGCAGGACAGAAGATGCAACGTTCACGGAATTTCAAAGGCATCCAAAAATGTGCTCGTAAAATCTTGAAAGGATTTAGTTTCTAAGGTTGGAGCCAGACGAAACTGACAGCAAATAGAAAGTCTGAGGTCAAAGTAGATTTTCAGATTCCAATAAGTGGAAGTGGTGATCCACTGGGAAAGGGGCTGTTAAATATTGAGGTGagcattttggatttggtaaCCCCAAGGCAATTTCAAACATTCTGATTCGCAATCAAATAGGAAGTATGGTTCCAGTTCAAAAGATCACGGACAAAGCAAGTATACCAGAATAAATGGCCAGTATGTGTGCCCAGTGtgtgatgttttttaaaaaaaggttaagtCTAAATTGGGAAATCTGGAAGAAAGTATAAAGGGGACATACACTGAAGGAAAATTAAGAATCAATCCGATTTAGAGCCGCAGAACGATCGAGGGATACACAGACAGGAACACAATGCTCATCGCTGCGTACAAAACTAAAGAACATGACTAACAATTTCTCTTCAATACACGGTTTGGAATATTTTGGAGAATATTCACTTTTCCCAGAATATTGACAATGGACCATTAATGATGCTTTTAATGCAGGGATTGGCATGCAGTTGATGTAGGAATATACTCCagattagattccttagtgtatggaaacaggcgcttTTGCCAACAATTCCacacaactctctgaagagtaacataCCCAGACCTTTTCCCCGACCcgacatttaccccgactaacgCATCTTACACGATGAttaatttagtgtggccaattcacctgacctgcacatctttggattgttggagggaTCCGGAGctcccgaaggaaacccacgcagacacggggagaatatgcaaacccacACACAAAGTTGCCTGAATCCCTAGCGCTTTAAAGCAGGAGTGCGAGTGTGAAACACTGAGCCACATGTCGCACTAAGTTCAGTTGCTATCTTTGCTGCACATATTCCCTAACTCCCCACACAACAGTCCATAAAGTCTCACATCAAAAAAAAGTTGAATAACAATATGGCGTGGCCTTACCAGAGCACATAATTCTCACATCCTCTTTATGAGAACAATCGTCTTGGTGACCCAATTGTGCTGAAGGACATTCCCAGAGAAATGATTCATTTCCAGAACACTTCACATCTTTCAACCAAACTGGGCCTGAGCCCGGTTCATACGAGGAAGGAAGTGACATATCCATTACGTGTCCACAGCCCAGTTGTTTGCAAACCACTTCAGCGTCTATCATATCCCAGGAGTCGTCACAAACTGATCCCCATGTCCCATTGTAGTAAATCTCCACTCGACCTGCACAAGGGCTTCCACCATCTGACAGCTTTAACTGGATATGCTCTGTTAGATTAAAAACACAGAATTTTATACTTTCAATACGCACTCCCTTCTTCATTACGTCCAGCAGAGTATATTGATTCGTGTAATGCTTAACCAAGGGAATATGCAATAGAATGATGGAGGAGTttgctaaagtagactggaagcaaacaCATTATGGTGGGGCAGTTGATGAACAGTGGAGGAATTTCAGAGCAGTCTTTCAAAATGCTcatcagtgaaaaggaagaactGCAGGAAAGGGATTAATCAGTCATGTGTGTCTTCGGAAATCAGGAGACTATCAAATTGGAAGAGGAGGCACACAAAGTGACAAAGGTCAGTGGGAAACTAGAAAACTGTGAAAGCATTAAAGACcgacagaaagccacaaaaaaggttttaaattaagcaacaTATTTAATGTGACAAAAATTGACCAGGACACAAAGACAGATCgcaaatgtttctttaaatacataaaaCAGAAAGGAGTCGCTAAATTGAAAATGGCTACTTTTGGGGTTGAGAAGGGGTGTTTAGTCATGGGATATATAAGGAagtggctgaggcattgaattggtattttgtctcagttttcacagtggatgaCACAAATGACATGCCAGTGAATGAGAAAGAGACGAAGTTAGGCAACAAGTTAGGAAACAATCAGTATTACGTTTGAATTGTTTTGGGCTCACTAAAGGAGTTCAGGGTACagaagtctcctggccctgatggagtgCATTCCAGTGTACTAAAAGAGATATTGTGGATATAGCAAATAGATTTATTGTAATTTTACAAAACAGAATGGGCTCTGGGGCAGTTacaacagattggaaaacagtaaatgtgacgccactgtttaaaaaaggaggtagacaaaagatggggaatctTAGACAGGTTAGCTGAACTTTTGTGgaggggaaaatgcttgagtttattttcaagaaagaaatagcaaggcatttggatgaaaattATCCCGTTGGCATTGGACAATGAAGGGTCGTCAGGCTAACAATTTGTTGgtttctatgaagacattacagcCACAGTGAACAACAGGGACCCAGTCGGTGcgttgtatttagatttccaaacggcattcaacaaggtgccgcacaaaaggctgctgcatgaGACAAAGATGCAAGCCATGACGGAGAACGCATTAACATGAATAgtagattggttaactaacaagaATCAAAGTGTGGGTATAAATGAGTGCTtctctggttggcaatcagtaactagtggtgtgcctcagggctCAGAGTTGGGACCGGAATTATATGCAATTTACATCGATGATTTGGAgctggggaccacgtgtagtgtgtcaaagtttggaTGTGACACTAAGACGAGTGGCAGAGTAACGCGAGCAGAGGGCTGTAAAACGT of Chiloscyllium plagiosum isolate BGI_BamShark_2017 unplaced genomic scaffold, ASM401019v2 scaf_5914, whole genome shotgun sequence contains these proteins:
- the LOC122548082 gene encoding deleted in malignant brain tumors 1 protein-like; the protein is MGTANENWWPRLVNGGSRCDGRVEVYENGSWGRVQDTLWDLNDSHVVCRQLGCGHALETYKSSQYEESDGRPWVYDIQCHGQESQLRDCRISGPLNSSVADSSDVVILCSEHIQLKLSDGGSPCAGRVEIYYNGTWGSVCDDSWDMIDAEVVCKQLGCGHVMDMSLPSSYEPGSGPVWLKDVKCSGNESFLWECPSAQLGHQDDCSHKEDVRIMCSDHKEMRLVNGKNRCEGRVEVFYNKTWGTVCSESLDFHDAAVICKQLHCGVLVDVSYDNKLFGAGTGPIWLGEIDCTSHESSLWKQTHERVISRGRG